One Gammaproteobacteria bacterium DNA segment encodes these proteins:
- a CDS encoding porin: MELHTYGKFISISLAAALAVTAAAAQAEDNIKVYGKARASVDITDNGTASASNVSSNSSRLGFKGVEDLGNGLKAVFQMETLVTMDGSDSLLLGTPRNSYLGLAGGFGTLVLGVTDNAYKLATGKLDIWSDSMGDFNAIIGNVSGASTPFNEREPSSINYWSPKMNGFQFLAAYRVDEDAANNRDRYSLAGVYENGPLYASLAYEQHRKEATLSGSIYSSTTPPTGAHIYDTHAWTLSLGYTFNHDNTKINFVYEDLSQDGAATLMDRNAWYLGLAHKMAANTLKIAYARAGDNDTGGDTGADWYVLGLDHALSKRTSVYALYARTDNESGAKYGLGTGGSSGAVKNSTNGLDLSTFSVGINHDF, translated from the coding sequence ATGGAACTGCACACATACGGAAAATTTATTTCCATCTCACTGGCCGCAGCACTGGCAGTCACCGCCGCAGCGGCGCAGGCAGAGGACAACATCAAGGTTTACGGCAAGGCGCGCGCCTCCGTGGACATCACAGACAACGGCACGGCTAGCGCCAGCAACGTTTCCAGCAACAGTTCGCGTCTGGGTTTCAAGGGGGTGGAAGATTTAGGCAATGGGTTGAAGGCGGTCTTTCAGATGGAAACCCTGGTTACGATGGATGGCAGTGATAGCTTGCTATTGGGCACCCCACGCAACAGCTACCTAGGCCTCGCGGGCGGCTTCGGCACACTGGTTTTGGGTGTAACCGACAATGCCTACAAGCTCGCCACCGGAAAGCTCGACATCTGGAGCGACAGCATGGGTGACTTTAACGCCATCATCGGCAACGTGAGCGGCGCGAGCACGCCGTTCAATGAGCGCGAGCCGAGCAGCATCAACTACTGGAGCCCGAAGATGAACGGTTTCCAGTTTTTGGCCGCCTACCGCGTGGACGAGGATGCCGCGAACAACCGTGACCGCTACAGTTTGGCCGGCGTGTACGAAAACGGCCCTTTGTATGCCAGTCTGGCCTATGAGCAGCACAGAAAAGAGGCTACCTTGAGCGGCTCTATTTATTCGTCCACCACGCCGCCCACGGGTGCCCATATTTACGACACCCACGCATGGACGCTCAGCCTCGGCTACACCTTCAATCACGATAATACCAAGATCAATTTCGTATACGAGGATTTATCTCAAGATGGCGCGGCGACTTTGATGGATCGGAACGCCTGGTATCTCGGCTTGGCACACAAGATGGCCGCCAACACCCTCAAGATTGCTTACGCCAGGGCAGGCGACAACGACACCGGCGGAGATACCGGCGCGGACTGGTATGTGCTGGGTCTGGATCACGCGCTCTCCAAACGCACCAGCGTCTACGCCCTGTATGCCCGCACCGATAACGAAAGCGGTGCGAAGTATGGCCTGGGCACGGGCGGTAGCAGCGGCGCAGTGAAGAACAGCACCAACGGGCTGGATTTGTCTACGTTTTCAGTCGGCATCAACCACGACTTCTAG
- a CDS encoding sterol desaturase family protein, with translation METIIRLGSFAALFTLVAWWETRRPRRPLTEPRADHWRTNLTLLVTDVLVLRFTLGAAALMTAEYAFQHGWGWFNSVAWPGWLEFVLALLLLDFALYLQHVLSHALPVFWRLHRVHHTDLDFDLSTGVRFHPLEILLSMLYKMAAVAALGAPVWAVLLFEVILNGASVFNHGNVHIPEKIDRWLRLFVVTPDMHRVHHSSVVNETNSNFGFSISVWDRLCGTYRAQPAMGQQGFEIGLKEYRARLGFGALLWLPFRRALGQYSLRRDSGDAEP, from the coding sequence ATGGAAACAATCATACGCCTCGGCAGTTTTGCCGCCCTGTTTACCCTGGTCGCATGGTGGGAGACGCGCCGCCCGCGACGGCCATTGACCGAGCCACGCGCTGACCACTGGCGCACCAATCTCACCTTGCTGGTCACCGACGTATTGGTGTTGCGCTTCACGCTGGGCGCGGCAGCGCTGATGACTGCTGAGTATGCATTCCAGCATGGCTGGGGCTGGTTCAACAGCGTTGCCTGGCCGGGCTGGCTGGAGTTTGTGCTGGCGTTACTGTTGCTGGATTTCGCGCTGTATTTGCAGCATGTACTGTCGCATGCGCTGCCTGTGTTCTGGCGGCTGCACCGTGTTCACCATACCGATCTGGATTTTGATCTCAGCACCGGCGTGCGCTTTCATCCGCTGGAGATTCTGCTTTCCATGCTCTACAAGATGGCGGCGGTGGCGGCGCTCGGTGCACCGGTATGGGCGGTGCTGCTGTTTGAGGTGATATTGAACGGCGCCTCGGTATTCAATCATGGCAACGTGCATATCCCGGAAAAAATAGACCGCTGGCTGAGATTGTTTGTAGTCACACCGGACATGCATCGTGTGCACCACTCCAGCGTCGTGAACGAAACCAATTCCAACTTCGGGTTTTCCATTTCGGTCTGGGACAGGCTGTGCGGCACCTACCGCGCCCAGCCGGCCATGGGGCAGCAGGGCTTTGAAATCGGGTTGAAGGAATATCGTGCACGGCTCGGCTTCGGCGCCCTGCTCTGGCTGCCTTTTCGCCGTGCGCTGGGGCAGTACAGCCTGCGGCGGGACAGCGGCGACGCTGAGCCATGA
- the sixA gene encoding phosphohistidine phosphatase SixA: MKLMLMRHAEAEPGNAYADDALRPLTAEGSQTQKKVAQALKRMGILPERIYTSPRLRARQTAEITAQVLGLGHVLEESAALTGGHPVGDLVALLRASAGSMCVLCVGHEPDMSAWASALLCQSPVLRIKFVKSGVLGLKFAGEVDAGGGVLGYFYRPRDLLALLDGK, translated from the coding sequence ATGAAGCTGATGCTGATGCGTCACGCCGAGGCCGAGCCGGGCAATGCTTATGCCGACGATGCGTTGCGACCGCTTACGGCAGAAGGCAGTCAGACCCAGAAAAAAGTGGCGCAGGCATTAAAGCGCATGGGCATCCTGCCGGAGCGTATCTACACCAGTCCGCGTCTGAGGGCGCGGCAAACGGCGGAAATTACCGCGCAGGTGCTGGGGCTGGGTCATGTATTGGAAGAGAGCGCCGCACTGACAGGCGGCCACCCCGTGGGAGACCTGGTGGCGTTGCTGCGCGCATCCGCCGGCAGCATGTGCGTACTCTGTGTCGGGCACGAACCGGATATGAGTGCCTGGGCCTCCGCGCTGTTATGCCAGTCACCGGTGCTGCGTATCAAATTTGTGAAGAGCGGGGTGCTGGGGCTGAAGTTTGCGGGTGAAGTTGATGCGGGCGGCGGCGTGCTGGGCTATTTTTACCGCCCGCGGGATTTGCTGGCGCTGCTCGACGGGAAATAA